From a single Drosophila sulfurigaster albostrigata strain 15112-1811.04 chromosome 3, ASM2355843v2, whole genome shotgun sequence genomic region:
- the LOC133841109 gene encoding uncharacterized protein LOC133841109 gives MSLRLKILKFPKKPVAMRIQLLKRASGYKPFLYDVRHSDLCLYLDKRNHPFVNIIFNSFANHTNVKQCPLPEELCVEHFRFPIKALDMLPLPSGEYAIHATFSFDRIDRLKLKVFFSISEFR, from the exons ATGAGTTTACGGCTTAAGATCCTTAAGTTCCCAAAGAAACCAGTTGCG ATGCGAATACAACTGTTGAAGCGTGCTAGCGGCTATAAACCATTTCTGTATGATGTCAGACATTCCGATCTGTGTTTGTATTTGGATAAGCGCAATCATCCTTTTGTCAACATTATATTCAATAGTTTCGCCAATCACACAAATGTCAAGCAATGTCCATTACCG GAGGAGTTATGTGTGGAGCACTTTCGTTTTCCCATCAAGGCGCTGGACATGTTGCCTCTGCCTTCTGGAGAATATGCGATTCATGCGACATTCAGCTTCGATCGCATAGATCGACTTAAGTTAAAGGTGTTCTTTAGCATCTCGGAGTTTCGTTGA
- the LOC133841105 gene encoding uncharacterized protein LOC133841105: MCFFSIVTRFLIITFGLLRPARYTHQAIDLARERELTAWSKYWVVYAGLVCIEMLGDAFFAWMPLYAETKLLIVLWLIVSAPQASVWVFDTILHPLLIRHASKIDHFLVHGKAHLLSDVLRYTTEFCVRSLNSVLPLVSQLWKKPPRHPQTDDALDALSNEEPDDVEPNKEESRAHSNQYLDAITEEESYDIAFPSSQSQSMGQINGVQRKNNFSKLSIPDLNKKLTTQLAALNRTKRKPYVYERQLDATTLKDDTEDSLQSQILAAERSLRSVHNARERQRFP, encoded by the coding sequence atgTGTTTCTTCAGCATCGTGACGCGATTCTTGATCATAACCTTTGGGCTCCTGAGGCCCGCACGTTACACCCACCAAGCTATCGACTTGGCCCGAGAGCGAGAGCTGACTGCTTGGAGCAAGTATTGGGTAGTCTATGCGGGTCTGGTCTGCATCGAGATGTTAGGAGATGCATTCTTCGCCTGGATGCCGCTATACGCAGAGACCAAGCTGCTGATTGTCTTGTGGCTGATTGTATCAGCGCCCCAGGCGAGCGTCTGGGTCTTTGATACGATTCTCCATCCGCTGTTGATACGGCATGCATCAAAGATCGATCACTTTCTGGTGCACGGTAAAGCGCATTTACTCAGCGATGTGCTGAGATACACAACGGAGTTCTGTGTGCGCAGTTTGAACTCTGTGCTGCCCTTGGTATCACAGTTGTGGAAGAAACCTCCTCGCCATCCGCAGACTGATGATGCTCTGGATGCTCTAAGCAACGAAGAACCTGATGATGTGGAACCGAATAAAGAAGAGTCCAGAGCGCATTCTAATCAATATTTGGATGCGATCACTGAAGAAGAGTCCTATGACATCGCGTTTCCATCATCACAATCGCAGTCGATGGGACAAATTAATGGAGTACAacgtaaaaataatttctcGAAGCTTTCCATACCAGATCTGAACAAGAAACTGACAACTCAACTTGCTGCATTGAATCGCACCAAACGCAAACCATATGTCTACGAAAGACAACTAGATGCTACAACTCTTAAGGACGACACGGAGGACTCGCTACAAAGCCAAATCCTTGCTGCCGAACGTTCATTACGATCAGTTCATAATGCCAGGGAACGACAACGTTTTCCATAG
- the LOC133841100 gene encoding FACT complex subunit Ssrp1, which produces MVDALEYNDINAEVRGVLSSGRLKLTEQNIIFKNNKTGKVEQIAADDIDLINSQKFVGTWGLRVFTKSGALHRFTGFRDSEHEKLGKYIKDAYSQEMVEKEMCVKGWNWGTARFMGSVLSFDKDTKTIFEVPLSHVSQCVTGKNEVTLEFHQNDDAPVGLLEMRFHIPAVESAEEDPVEKFHSNVMNKASVISASGESIAIFREIHILTPRGRYDIKIFSTFFQLHGKTFDYKIPMDSVLRLFMLPHKDSRQMFFVLSLDPPIKQGQTRYHYLVLLFAPDEETTIELPFSEAELRDKYEGKLEKELSGPVYEVMGKVMKVLIGRKITGPGNFIGHSGTAAVGCSFKAAAGYLYPLERGFIYIHKPPLHIRFEEISSVNFARSGGSTRSFDFEVTLKNGTVHIFSSIEKEEYAKLFDFITQKKLHVSNMGKDKSGYKDVDFGDSDNENEPDAYLARLKAEAREKEEDDDDGDDSDEESTDEDFKPNENESDVAEEYDSNVQSDSDDDSDASGGGGGGGGDEDGSPKKKHKEKKREKKEKKEKKEKKDKERTKKPTKKKDSNKPKRATTAFMLWLNDTREEIKRENPGIKVTEIAKKGGEMWRELKDKSKWEDAAAKDKQRYQDEMRNYKPGADAGSDDEGSKSKSVKKRKTEASPAKKANTSGGSFKSKEYISDDDSTSSDEAKNKSSEPAKKKSKSVDGSAKKKAKESESEEEASDEETNESNEEDDDEDEGSD; this is translated from the exons ATGGTTGACGCGCTGGAGTACAACGACATAAACGCCGAAGTTCGCGGTGTTTTG TCTTCGGGACGCTTGAAGCTAACCGAacagaatattatatttaaaaacaacaaaacaggcAAAGTGGAGCAAATTGCCGCCGATGACATCGATCTGATCAATTCGCAGAAATTCGTCGGCACCTGGGGACTTCGTGTGTTCACCAAGAGCGGCGCCTTGCATCGCTTTACGGGCTTCCGCGATAGTGAACACGAGAAATTGGGCAAATACATCAAGGATGCGTATTCGCAGGAAATGGTCGAGAAGGAGATGTGCGTCAAGGGCTGGAATTGGGGCACTGCCCGTTTCATGGGCTCTGTGCTGAGCTTTGACAAGGACACAAAGACCATCTTTGAGGTGCCGCTGTCACATGTCTCGCAGTGTGTCACCGGCAAAAACGAAGTTACGCTGGAATTTCATCAGAACGATGATGCACCGGTTGGTTTGCTGGAGATGCGCTTTCATATACCCGCTGTGGAGTCGGCTGAGGAGGATCCAGTGGAAAAGTTCCATTCGAATGTGATGAACAAGGCGTCAGTGATATCGGCATCTGGCGAATCGATTGCCATATTCCGCGAGATTCATATACTGACGCCGCGTGGTCGCTACGACATCAAAATCTTCTCGACATTCTTCCAGCTGCACGGTAAAACTTTCGATTACAAAATTCCCATGGACTCGGTGCTGCGTTTGTTCATGCTGCCGCACAAGGACAGTCGTCAAATGTTCTTTGTGCTATCGCTGGATCCACCCATCAAGCAGGGCCAAACACGCTATCATTATCTGGTGCTGCTCTTTGCTCCCGATGAGGAGACAACCATTGAGCTGCCCTTCAGTGAAGCCGAGTTGCGCGATAAGTACGAAGGCAAGCTGGAGAAGGAACTCTCGGGTCCCGTCTACGAAGTGATGGGTAAGGTAATGAAGGTGCTGATTGGACGTAAGATTACTGGACCTGGCAACTTCATTGGACATTCCGGCACAGCTGCCGTAGGCTGTTCGTTCAAGGCGGCCGCTGGCTATTTGTATCCGTTGGAACGTGGTTTCATTTACATACACAAGCCACCGCTGCACATTCGCTTCGAGGAGATTAGCTCAGTGAATTTCGCGCGTAGCGGCGGCTCGACTCGATCCTTTGACTTTGAGGTGACGCTCAAGAATGGCACCGTGCACATCTTCTCGTCGATTGAGAAGGAAGAGTACGCCAAGCTGTTCGATTTCATCACACAGAAGAAACTGCATGTGAGCAACATGGGCAAGGATAAGAGCGGCTACAAAGACGTGGACTTCGGTGATTCAGACAATGAGAACGAGCCGGATGCTTATCTGGCACGACTGAAGGCAGAGGCACGTgagaaggaggaggatgatgatgatggcgatgatTCGGATGAAGAATCTACCGATGAGGACTTTAAACCCAATGAAAATGAATCCGATGTGGCCGAAGAGTATGACAGCAATGTTCAGAGCGATTCGGACGATGACAGCGATGCCAGCGGaggcggtggtggtggaggCGGCGATGAGGACGGTTCGCCCAAGAAGAAACACAAGGAGAAGAAGCGcgagaagaaggagaaaaaagagaagaaagagaaaaaggaTAAGGAGCGTACG AAAAAGCCCACAAAGAAGAAGGACTCCAATAAGCCGAAGCGTGCTACAACTGCTTTCATGCTGTGGCTTAATGATACACGAGAGGAGATCAAGCGCGAGAATCCCGGTATTAAGGTTACAGAAATTGCCAAGAAGGGCGGCGAGATGTGGCGCGAGCTGAAGGACAAAAGCAAGTGGGAGGATGCCGCTGCCAAGGATAAGCAGCGCTATCAGGACGAGATGCGTAATTATAAGCCAGGCGCCGATGCTGGCAGCGATGATGAGGGCTCAAAGAGCAAATCGGTTAAGAAACGCAAAACTGAAGCATCGCCAGCGAAGAAAGCAAATACATCGGGCGGTAGTTTCAAGAGCAAGGAGTACATATCCGATGATGATTCCACCAGTTCGGATGAGGCCAAGAACAAGTCTAGTGAGCCGGCGAAAAAGAAGAGCAAATCTGTTGATGGAAGTGCCAAGAAGAAGGCAAAGGAAAGTGAAAGCGAAGAGGAAGCTAGTGATGAGGAGACCAATGAAAGTAACgaagaagatgatgatgaggatgagggAAGCGATTAG
- the LOC133841102 gene encoding gastrulation defective protein 1 homolog, with product MQRGKISFGKIQLNVNKTPAEPKKDKQEDAGGFKKMDKQQMIRQIEDVAEDLESQHLKEVMGISGFGRKAAKVFDINEQIAKARTAAPPAPEPQAAENEDEDEDVIGPLPPSATVAETEQKQPAEQTKTKTPQAASAEKDDEDEDDADSDGDSDSEESLPRRIPYTHEVQMQHGSRAVLALAGDPSGARIVSGSIDYDMCFWDFAGMDSSMRSFRQLQPCENHPIRALQYSVTGDMILVISGNAQAKVLDRDGFEKLECCKGDQYISDMSRTKGHVAQLTSGCWHPFNREQFLTAALDGTLRIWQGFRVKEQLQVIKTRAQGGLRTSASACNYNRDATLIAAGCVDGSIQTWDTRKMFVNTTHCVRDAHQKGSEITSIVFSYMGQQLATRCNDETMKLWDLRNFKKPMHSWNNLYSRYDTTDCCFSPDDRMLVTGESLAKGQTEANLHFFSTQSFEQVQRIPVAGSHIIKTLWHPKLNQLFVSCGNGIIKCYYDEHRSIRGAKLCVVKTHRKRQPMEMVGVSQIITPHALPLFRQEKTRSSRKKMEKARMDPVKSKRPDLPITSGQGGRVASSGGTLSSYVIRNLGLSKRVDDDQDPREAILKFAKDAAENPYWIAPAYKQTQPKAIFSEKLPADEGAPSAKKSKTESDAT from the coding sequence ATGCAGCGTGGTAAAATATCATTTGGCAAAATACAGCTGAACGTAAATAAAACTCCAGCTGAGCCGAAAAAAGATAAACAAGAAGATGCCGGTGGCTTTAAGAAAATGGACAAGCAGCAAATGATACGACAAATCGAAGATGTGGCCGAGGATCTGGAAAGTCAGCATCTGAAGGAAGTGATGGGCATCAGTGGCTTTGGACGCAAGGCGGCCAAAGTGTTTGACATCAATGAGCAGATTGCCAAAGCGCGCACAGCAGCGCCACCTGCTCCAGAGCCACAAGCAGCGGAaaatgaggatgaggatgaagaTGTGATAGGACCATTGCCTCCAAGCGCAACAGTGGCCGAAACTGAGCAGAAACAGCCTGCAGAACAGACTAAAACCAAGACACCGCAAGCAGCTTCAGCTGAAAAGGACGACGAGGATGAGGACGACGCCGACAGCGATGGTGACTCGGATAGCGAGGAGAGTCTGCCTCGTCGCATTCCTTACACACACGAAGTTCAAATGCAGCACGGGTCACGTGCCGTGCTCGCTTTGGCTGGCGATCCATCAGGCGCACGCATTGTGTCCGGCTCGATTGACTATGACATGTGCTTCTGGGACTTTGCAGGCATGGACTCGTCCATGCGCAGCTTTCGTCAGCTGCAGCCATGCGAGAATCATCCAATTCGTGCACTCCAATACTCAGTGACCGGCGACATGATACTGGTCATTTCTGGCAATGCACAGGCCAAGGTGCTGGATCGCGATGGCTTCGAGAAACTCGAGTGCTGCAAGGGAGATCAGTATATAAGCGACATGAGTCGCACGAAGGGCCATGTGGCACAGCTTACCTCGGGCTGTTGGCATCCCTTCAATCGCGAGCAATTCCTTACGGCCGCCTTGGATGGCACTCTACGTATCTGGCAAGGATTTCGGGTCAAGGAGCAGCTGCAGGTGATTAAAACTAGAGCACAAGGTGGCCTTCGAACGAGTGCCTCGGCCTGCAATTACAATCGGGATGCCACACTGATTGCGGCAGGCTGTGTGGATGGCTCCATACAGACCTGGGATACACGCAAGATGTTTGTGAATACGACGCATTGTGTGCGGGATGCGCACCAAAAGGGCTCAGAGATCACGTCCATTGTATTCTCCTACATGGGCCAGCAGCTGGCGACACGTTGCAACGACGAGACCATGAAGCTGTGGGATCTGCGAAACTTCAAGAAACCCATGCACAGTTGGAACAATCTTTATTCACGCTATGACACCACTGATTGTTGCTTTAGTCCCGATGATCGCATGCTGGTGACGGGTGAATCCCTAGCCAAGGGTCAAACGGAggcaaatttgcatttcttcAGCACACAAAGCTTTGAGCAAGTGCAGCGTATTCCGGTGGCCGGTTCGCATATCATCAAAACGCTGTGGCATCCCAAGTTAAATCAACTATTTGTCAGCTGTGGCAATGGCATCATCAAGTGCTACTATGATGAGCATCGTAGCATACGCGGCGCCAAGTTGTGTGTGGTGAAGACGCATCGCAAGCGACAACCGATGGAAATGGTGGGCGTATCTCAGATCATAACTCCACATGCCCTGCCCTTGTTTAGACAAGAGAAAACGCGTTCCTCGCGCAAGAAGATGGAGAAAGCACGCATGGATCCCGTCAAATCGAAGAGACCCGATCTGCCTATTACCAGCGGTCAAGGTGGTCGTGTGGCTAGCTCGGGCGGCACACTCTCCTCCTATGTCATACGGAATTTGGGTCTGAGCAAGCGTGTGGACGATGATCAGGATCCACGTGAAGCTATCCTGAAATTCGCTAAAGATGCGGCAGAGAATCCTTATTGGATTGCGCCTGCCTACAAGCAAACTCAGCCCAAGGCTATATTCTCCGAAAAACTGCCCGCTGATGAAGGAGCTCCCTCAGCCAAGAAATCCAAAACGGAATCAGATGCCACCTAG